The Nocardioides panzhihuensis genome has a segment encoding these proteins:
- a CDS encoding pyridoxal phosphate-dependent aminotransferase, which produces MDRLTVARRANVPPFHVMDMLERAAQRQRTYGDLISLTSGQPSTGAPQAVSAEAVRLLQSGDPLGYTPATGILELRQAIAGHHRAWHGIEVSPDDVVVTTGASGGFLATFLAAFDTGDRVAMARPSYPCYRNVLAALGCEVVEIPTGAAERFQPTVEQVRELHERVGLKGLVVASPANPTGTMLRPEELAALARYCEEAGIQLISDEIYHGLTYGGDGGRGRSTWETSRDAVVFGSFSKYFSMTGWRIGWLLAPAHLRRAIDVLVGNFTICPPVLAQHAAIAAFTPDAYAELDSHVTRYATNRGVLLDGLRSLGVTEMAPADGAFYVYADVSRWTDDTMSWCHQILDRTGVAMAPGVDFDPVEGHRFVRLSFAGSTAEIEQSLDRLSAVLR; this is translated from the coding sequence ATGGATCGCCTGACTGTCGCCCGACGCGCGAACGTGCCTCCCTTCCACGTGATGGACATGCTCGAGCGGGCGGCCCAGCGGCAACGGACGTACGGCGATCTCATCTCGCTCACCTCAGGACAGCCGTCCACGGGCGCGCCGCAGGCGGTCAGCGCCGAGGCGGTGCGGTTGCTGCAGAGCGGTGACCCGCTGGGCTACACGCCGGCCACCGGCATCCTCGAGCTGCGCCAGGCGATCGCGGGCCACCACCGGGCGTGGCACGGGATCGAGGTCTCCCCCGACGACGTCGTCGTGACCACGGGCGCCAGCGGCGGCTTCCTGGCGACCTTCCTGGCGGCGTTCGACACCGGCGACCGGGTGGCGATGGCCCGGCCGTCGTACCCCTGCTACCGCAACGTGCTCGCGGCCCTCGGTTGCGAGGTCGTCGAGATCCCGACCGGTGCGGCCGAGCGTTTCCAGCCGACCGTGGAACAGGTGCGAGAGCTGCACGAGCGGGTCGGGCTGAAGGGGCTCGTGGTGGCCAGTCCGGCCAATCCGACCGGCACCATGCTGCGGCCCGAAGAGCTGGCGGCGCTGGCGCGCTACTGCGAGGAGGCGGGCATCCAGCTGATCTCGGACGAGATCTACCACGGTCTGACCTACGGCGGTGACGGTGGCCGTGGCCGCAGCACGTGGGAGACCTCGCGCGATGCCGTCGTGTTCGGCTCGTTCTCCAAGTACTTCTCGATGACCGGCTGGCGCATCGGCTGGCTGCTCGCCCCGGCCCATCTGCGACGTGCGATCGACGTCCTGGTCGGCAACTTCACCATCTGTCCACCAGTCCTCGCCCAGCATGCCGCGATCGCGGCGTTCACCCCGGACGCCTATGCCGAGCTCGACTCTCATGTGACGCGCTACGCCACCAACCGCGGTGTCCTCCTCGACGGCCTCCGCTCGCTCGGGGTGACGGAGATGGCGCCGGCCGACGGGGCGTTCTACGTGTACGCCGACGTGAGCCGCTGGACCGACGACACCATGTCGTGGTGCCACCAGATCCTCGACCGCACGGGTGTCGCGATGGCTCCGGGGGTCGACTTCGATCCGGTCGAAGGACACCGCTTCGTACGCCTCTCCTTCGCCGGCTCCACCGCCGAGATCGAGCAGAGCCTCGACCGCCTCTCCGCCGTCCTTCGCTAG